AGACAGAGGGCTGGGGCGTTATTTGGGACTATTTTCCACAAGCTGAAAGCTTGGTCATATTTATAGCTGCCGGGAGCATATGCTTGATCTATAGTCCTGTCCACAAAAGGGGTTGAAGATTTGGCGGGTGCACTTTTAGGCAGCTTTTTGTCTGCAATGGCAACAGTGCTGGGCGTTATTCCTATTCTGTTCGTAAGGCGGCTGTCCGAGCTGTGGAAGGATGTGCTGGTGGCCTTCACTGCCGGGATCATGGTCTCTGCAAGCACCTTCGGGCTGATGCAGCAGGCGATCAAGGAATCGGGCATTACTGCGCTGACTCTGGGGCTGATTACCGGCGTATTGCTGCTCGATCTGATCGAGAGCCATATTCCGCATATCGATGTGGAGAATAAGCCCGGCCTCAGCAATCTGGATTCCAAAGCGCTGCTCGTCATGATTGCGCTATTCATTCATAACATCCCCGAAGGGCTCAGCACAGGCTTCAGCTATGCCAGCGAGCAGACAAGCCTTGGCCCGATGGTG
This genomic interval from Paenibacillus sp. FSL H8-0332 contains the following:
- a CDS encoding ZIP family metal transporter, whose amino-acid sequence is MAGALLGSFLSAMATVLGVIPILFVRRLSELWKDVLVAFTAGIMVSASTFGLMQQAIKESGITALTLGLITGVLLLDLIESHIPHIDVENKPGLSNLDSKALLVMIALFIHNIPEGLSTGFSYASEQTSLGPMVAIAIGAQNMPEGLILAIFLMNARATRRKALTIAALTGLMEMVSAVIGYFTASYVQNVVGYGLAFAAGAMLFIVYKELIPESHGHGFERPSTYSFIFGLLAMVYITQFFG